A single Prevotella sp. E15-22 DNA region contains:
- a CDS encoding ABC-F family ATP-binding cassette domain-containing protein, with amino-acid sequence MISIEGLKVEFGVKPLFSDATFVINDKDRVALVGKNGAGKSTLLKVLCGKEKPTAGTVSTGSDTTVGYLPQVMILQDDTTVRQEAQKAFADIQKMADRIQRMEQQLNERTDYESDDYMALVEKFTAEHERYQMLGAEGYEAEIERTLTGLGFERTDFDRPTSEFSGGWRMRIELAKILLRRPDVLLLDEPTNHLDIESIQWLEQLLATWSGAVVLVSHDRAFINNVSNRTLEISCGRIIDYRVKYDEYVVLRKERREQQLRAYENQQKEMADIRDFVERFRYKPTKAVQVQQRLRQLEKMEIIEVDEVDNSAMHLKFPPCLRSGDYPVICDEVKKTYPIASNTSADSVHLVFDHVNLTIKRGEKVAFVGKNGEGKSTLVKCIMGEIPFEGSLKVGHNVQIGYFAQNQAQLLDENLTVFQTIDNVAKGDIRLRINDILGAFMFGGEASEKRVKVLSGGERSRLAMIRLLLEPVNLLILDEPTNHLDMPSKDVLKEAIRAFDGTAIIVSHDREFLDGLVTKVYEFGGGKVREHIGGIYDFLHNRAEKLEVRGERIEFSSASSPSKQSAAPAAQSPSAPAQKQDYAEHKEQQKRQKRAEKAVEESEKKIAKMEQRLKELDSLLCDPKNASDMTLVTEYTDIKRQLDEEVERWEQLSEEAEMLRN; translated from the coding sequence ATGATATCTATAGAAGGTCTGAAGGTGGAATTCGGGGTGAAGCCCCTGTTCAGCGACGCCACCTTCGTGATTAACGATAAGGACCGCGTGGCCCTGGTGGGTAAGAACGGTGCCGGCAAATCCACACTGCTCAAGGTGCTTTGTGGCAAAGAGAAACCCACGGCGGGCACGGTGAGTACGGGCTCGGACACCACGGTGGGCTATCTGCCCCAGGTGATGATACTGCAGGACGACACCACCGTGCGTCAGGAGGCTCAAAAAGCCTTTGCTGACATCCAGAAGATGGCCGACCGCATTCAGCGCATGGAACAGCAGTTGAACGAGCGCACCGACTACGAAAGTGACGACTATATGGCCCTGGTCGAGAAGTTTACGGCCGAGCACGAGCGCTATCAGATGCTGGGTGCCGAGGGCTATGAGGCTGAGATAGAGCGCACGTTGACCGGACTGGGTTTTGAGCGCACCGACTTCGACCGCCCCACCTCCGAATTCTCGGGCGGCTGGCGCATGCGTATCGAGTTGGCCAAGATTCTGTTGCGCCGCCCCGACGTGCTGTTGCTCGACGAGCCCACCAACCACCTCGACATCGAGTCAATCCAGTGGCTGGAGCAGTTGCTCGCCACGTGGAGTGGGGCCGTGGTACTGGTGAGTCACGACCGCGCCTTTATAAATAATGTGTCGAACCGCACCCTCGAGATTTCCTGCGGCCGTATCATCGACTATCGCGTGAAGTACGACGAGTATGTGGTGCTCAGAAAAGAGCGCCGCGAGCAGCAGTTGCGCGCCTACGAGAATCAGCAGAAGGAGATGGCCGACATCCGCGATTTCGTGGAGCGCTTCCGCTATAAGCCCACCAAGGCCGTACAGGTGCAGCAGCGCCTGCGCCAGTTGGAAAAGATGGAGATTATCGAGGTCGACGAGGTCGATAACTCGGCCATGCACCTGAAGTTCCCGCCCTGTCTGCGCAGTGGCGACTATCCCGTGATTTGCGACGAGGTCAAGAAGACATATCCTATTGCCTCAAACACCTCGGCCGACAGCGTTCATCTGGTGTTCGACCACGTGAACCTCACCATCAAGCGCGGCGAGAAAGTGGCCTTCGTGGGCAAGAACGGCGAGGGTAAGTCAACGCTGGTGAAGTGTATCATGGGCGAGATTCCCTTCGAGGGCTCGCTCAAGGTGGGTCACAACGTGCAGATAGGCTATTTTGCCCAGAACCAGGCGCAGTTGCTCGACGAGAACCTCACCGTGTTTCAGACCATCGACAATGTGGCCAAGGGTGATATTCGACTGAGAATCAACGACATACTCGGCGCCTTTATGTTTGGCGGCGAGGCTTCCGAAAAACGTGTAAAAGTGCTCAGTGGTGGCGAGCGTAGTCGTCTGGCCATGATCCGCCTGCTGCTGGAGCCCGTCAACCTCTTGATTCTCGACGAGCCCACCAACCACCTCGACATGCCATCGAAGGATGTGCTGAAGGAAGCCATCCGCGCCTTCGACGGCACCGCCATCATCGTGTCGCACGACCGTGAGTTCCTCGACGGACTCGTCACCAAGGTCTATGAGTTTGGCGGCGGCAAGGTTCGCGAGCATATCGGCGGTATCTACGACTTCCTGCACAACAGAGCCGAGAAGTTGGAAGTGCGAGGCGAGCGCATCGAGTTCTCAAGTGCCTCGAGTCCGTCGAAACAGTCGGCAGCCCCCGCAGCTCAGTCGCCTTCGGCACCCGCCCAGAAGCAGGACTATGCCGAGCATAAGGAGCAGCAGAAGCGCCAGAAGAGGGCCGAGAAGGCTGTGGAGGAGAGCGAGAAGAAGATTGCCAAGATGGAGCAGCGACTCAAAGAGCTCGACAGCCTGCTGTGCGACCCCAAGAATGCCTCGGACATGACACTCGTCACCGAGTATACCGACATCAAGCGCCAGCTCGACGAGGAGGTGGAGCGCTGGGAGCAGTTGTCCGAAGAGGCCGAAATGCTAAGAAACTAA
- the mazG gene encoding nucleoside triphosphate pyrophosphohydrolase — MHTREEQMKAFGRLLDVLDQLREKCPWDKKQTNESLRPNTIEETFELCDALGRDDQHEIMKELGDVLMHVCFYAKIGAEKGEFDMADVLNRQADKLIFRHPHIYHPSQVGAPEPKPLPYGEDNSEREFANAKTSEQVLQNWEQIKLKEKDGNKSVLSGVPAALPSLIKAYRIQDKARNVGFDWQKREDVWQKVHEELGELEAELAREDKERSTDELGDFLFSVINAARLYHLNPDNALERTNRKFISRFNYIEEHSIKAGKPLTEMSLEEMDALWNEAKRFEKNCEKE, encoded by the coding sequence ATGCATACAAGAGAAGAACAGATGAAGGCCTTCGGACGCCTGTTGGACGTGCTGGACCAACTGAGAGAGAAATGTCCGTGGGACAAGAAGCAGACCAACGAGAGCCTGAGGCCGAACACCATCGAGGAGACCTTTGAGCTCTGCGACGCGCTGGGTCGCGACGACCAGCACGAAATCATGAAGGAACTGGGCGACGTGCTGATGCATGTGTGCTTCTATGCCAAGATCGGTGCGGAGAAGGGCGAGTTCGACATGGCCGACGTGCTGAACCGACAGGCCGACAAACTCATCTTCCGACACCCGCACATCTATCACCCCTCGCAGGTGGGTGCTCCCGAACCGAAACCGCTGCCCTACGGCGAGGACAACAGCGAGCGCGAGTTTGCCAACGCCAAGACCTCGGAGCAGGTGCTGCAGAACTGGGAGCAGATAAAACTGAAGGAGAAGGACGGCAACAAGAGTGTCCTCTCGGGCGTGCCCGCCGCCCTACCCTCGCTCATCAAGGCCTACCGCATTCAGGACAAGGCGCGCAACGTGGGGTTCGACTGGCAGAAACGCGAGGATGTATGGCAGAAGGTGCACGAGGAACTGGGCGAGTTGGAGGCAGAACTGGCGCGAGAGGACAAGGAGCGGTCGACCGACGAGCTGGGCGACTTCCTCTTCTCGGTGATCAACGCCGCCCGTCTCTATCACCTCAACCCCGACAATGCCCTGGAGCGCACCAACCGCAAGTTCATCAGTCGCTTCAACTATATCGAGGAGCACTCTATCAAGGCCGGAAAGCCGCTCACCGAGATGTCGCTCGAGGAGATGGACGCCCTCTGGAACGAGGCTAAGCGCTTCGAGAAAAACTGCGAAAAAGAATAA
- a CDS encoding lipocalin family protein, with product MKKLLFPIIALALLTACKGGNQQQTADNNDEQEIEYAYRDSTIYGFCGEGSAMNTLQLITDTGDTINVSVTRARDMDKVFGGYAVGDELAILVNKDTTEATMVINKSMLHGEWIMPNPIDGSSETGIRILRGGLAESIEQSSIVYKSWRIINGQMQVQATREDGIDMEEYMLFNFVKLTPDSLVIRDEDDTYEYTHPTPDDDELEDGVNYDSGDESDYKI from the coding sequence ATGAAAAAACTACTTTTTCCTATCATCGCACTGGCACTGCTGACGGCCTGTAAGGGCGGCAACCAGCAACAAACCGCTGACAACAACGACGAACAAGAGATAGAGTATGCCTATCGTGACTCGACCATCTATGGCTTCTGTGGCGAGGGCTCGGCCATGAACACGCTGCAACTGATCACCGACACGGGCGACACCATCAACGTGAGCGTCACCAGGGCGCGCGACATGGACAAGGTGTTCGGCGGCTATGCCGTGGGCGACGAGTTGGCCATCCTCGTCAACAAGGACACCACGGAGGCTACAATGGTGATAAACAAAAGCATGCTGCACGGCGAATGGATCATGCCGAACCCCATCGACGGCAGCTCGGAAACGGGCATCCGCATCCTGCGCGGCGGACTGGCCGAGAGCATCGAGCAGAGCAGCATCGTATATAAGTCGTGGCGCATCATCAACGGACAGATGCAGGTGCAGGCCACGCGCGAGGACGGCATCGACATGGAGGAGTATATGCTGTTCAACTTCGTAAAACTGACGCCCGACTCGCTGGTGATCCGCGACGAGGATGACACTTACGAATATACGCATCCAACGCCCGACGACGACGAATTGGAGGATGGCGTGAACTACGACTCGGGCGACGAAAGTGATTATAAAATTTAA
- a CDS encoding ribonuclease Z gives MEPFRVHILGCGSALPTTRHLPSMQVVECRGKLFMVDCGEGAQLQLRRSQLSFEKVGHIFISHLHGDHCFGLIGLLSTFGLLGRTATIHVHAPAEMEPMLKAQLDLFFNYDIGYKIEFHAVDTTKHQVIYEDRSLSVESIPLDHRMPCAGFLFREKPTLPHIRREMIDMYGIPVSQINNIKAGQGYTLPDGTEIPHERLVTPADKPRSYAYCSDTRYMPRLHEMLEGISTLYHESTYANDKEDGAQKYFHSTARQAATVARDAHVGKLLLGHFSARYTDENILLNEAKEVFENAYLTAEMKVFDV, from the coding sequence ATGGAACCATTTCGCGTACATATCCTGGGCTGCGGAAGTGCCCTGCCCACCACTCGCCACCTGCCGTCAATGCAGGTCGTGGAGTGTCGCGGCAAACTGTTTATGGTGGACTGCGGCGAGGGGGCGCAACTGCAACTGCGACGCTCGCAACTGTCGTTCGAGAAGGTGGGTCACATCTTCATCTCGCATCTTCACGGCGACCACTGCTTCGGACTCATCGGACTGCTCTCTACCTTCGGACTGCTGGGGCGTACGGCCACTATCCATGTGCATGCACCGGCCGAGATGGAGCCTATGCTCAAGGCGCAGTTGGACCTTTTCTTCAACTACGACATCGGCTATAAGATTGAGTTCCATGCCGTCGACACCACCAAGCATCAGGTTATCTACGAAGACCGCTCGCTCAGTGTCGAGTCCATCCCATTGGACCACCGCATGCCCTGCGCTGGCTTCCTCTTCCGCGAAAAACCCACACTGCCTCACATCCGTCGCGAGATGATTGACATGTACGGCATCCCCGTGTCGCAAATCAACAACATCAAGGCCGGACAGGGCTACACGTTGCCCGACGGTACCGAGATTCCGCACGAACGACTGGTGACGCCTGCCGACAAGCCGCGCTCCTATGCCTACTGCTCGGACACGCGCTACATGCCTCGTCTGCACGAGATGCTCGAGGGCATCAGCACGCTCTATCACGAGAGCACCTACGCCAACGACAAAGAAGACGGAGCTCAGAAATACTTCCACAGCACGGCTCGACAGGCGGCCACGGTGGCTCGCGACGCCCACGTGGGCAAGCTGCTGCTGGGCCACTTCAGCGCTCGATATACAGACGAGAATATCCTGCTGAACGAGGCTAAGGAGGTGTTCGAAAACGCTTATCTCACGGCCGAAATGAAGGTTTTCGACGTGTAA
- a CDS encoding T9SS C-terminal target domain-containing protein, with protein MQKKLLIIAAAMLIGMGVQAYAATNTVTELGIAEQVEENAPTIKIQNKSVTVQDAQGMTLEIMSLTGKAIAAYKIEGPSQRIELNLAKGCYILKVGKTVRKVTLR; from the coding sequence ATGCAAAAGAAACTACTCATAATAGCCGCCGCCATGCTAATCGGAATGGGTGTTCAGGCCTATGCTGCCACGAACACGGTTACCGAACTGGGCATCGCCGAGCAAGTTGAGGAGAACGCCCCCACTATAAAAATCCAGAACAAGAGCGTAACCGTACAAGATGCCCAAGGCATGACACTTGAAATCATGTCGCTCACGGGCAAGGCCATTGCAGCCTACAAAATCGAAGGACCTTCACAGCGCATTGAACTCAACCTGGCCAAAGGATGTTACATTCTGAAAGTTGGAAAAACAGTACGCAAGGTCACATTGCGTTAA
- a CDS encoding L,D-transpeptidase family protein: MLHSESWKNSTQGHIALTLFFGLLVLGTLNACFWHRVSPEEEALYNKRQQLLSDSLPAAQQWLQAFAASHRDSVQTDKKVNQYYKDNGHWFWLSEDTAFMAKADEITDFLEKQAHEMGFSAQAFHIDDIRTNIRMLRQMDFDSTHVSAVETMALLEWQLSRAFLRYAQGQRYGFTNPHRMLNRLDARKEGGFRIIYDIDIEKADDNFLTTALGHAGDKHPADYLKKAETDHPVYAQLKRELANDSTGTNRQRILCNMERLRWRHVQQINPNEKHIFVNIAAQQLWAICPDSVLSMRICCGAWKTKTPLLESNISYIQFNPEWNIPASILRDEVSAHAGDSAYFARNDYFIVNRNTGDTISPKLITSSQLKSGAYRVAQRSGKHNSLGRIIFRFKNQFDVYLHDTNNHNAFNADRRTISHGCVRVQRPFNLLLFVLNDPDEWMLDKIRLSIDMKPETERGIKYLKEHNEEHSEEPIRLTQLAYVKPNIPLSIDYYTYYPNPETGEFETWPDRYEYDNQIIKAIKPFLPINVHQ, encoded by the coding sequence ATGTTACATTCTGAAAGTTGGAAAAACAGTACGCAAGGTCACATTGCGTTAACCCTCTTTTTCGGACTACTCGTGCTGGGCACTCTGAATGCGTGCTTCTGGCATCGTGTGTCGCCCGAAGAAGAAGCCCTATACAACAAACGACAGCAATTACTTTCTGACAGTTTGCCCGCTGCACAACAATGGCTGCAGGCGTTTGCCGCGTCTCATCGTGACTCGGTGCAAACCGACAAGAAGGTGAATCAATACTACAAGGACAACGGCCATTGGTTCTGGTTGTCCGAAGATACGGCTTTCATGGCGAAGGCCGACGAAATAACGGATTTTCTTGAGAAGCAAGCACACGAGATGGGCTTTTCTGCCCAGGCTTTCCATATCGACGATATCAGGACGAACATCCGAATGCTGCGCCAAATGGATTTCGACTCTACGCATGTGAGTGCTGTCGAGACGATGGCGCTTCTGGAATGGCAACTCTCCAGGGCCTTCTTGCGCTATGCTCAGGGGCAGCGCTATGGATTTACGAATCCTCACCGGATGCTCAACCGCTTGGATGCACGCAAGGAGGGAGGCTTCCGTATCATCTACGACATCGACATCGAGAAGGCCGACGACAACTTCCTGACCACGGCTCTGGGGCATGCGGGCGATAAGCATCCCGCAGACTATCTGAAAAAGGCGGAGACCGATCATCCAGTATATGCACAACTGAAACGGGAACTAGCCAACGACTCTACTGGCACGAACCGTCAACGCATCCTTTGCAATATGGAGCGTCTGCGCTGGCGACACGTTCAGCAGATTAACCCTAACGAGAAGCACATCTTCGTGAACATCGCTGCACAACAGCTGTGGGCCATCTGCCCAGACAGCGTACTGTCAATGCGCATCTGCTGTGGCGCGTGGAAGACGAAAACGCCTCTGCTGGAAAGCAACATCAGCTATATCCAGTTTAATCCAGAATGGAACATCCCTGCCTCTATCCTGCGTGATGAGGTGAGCGCACATGCGGGCGACTCGGCCTACTTTGCTCGTAACGACTATTTCATCGTGAACCGCAACACGGGCGACACTATCAGTCCGAAGCTAATCACCAGCAGTCAACTGAAAAGTGGTGCCTATAGGGTGGCTCAGCGCAGCGGCAAGCACAACTCGTTGGGACGAATCATCTTCCGGTTCAAGAATCAGTTTGATGTCTATCTGCACGACACCAACAACCACAACGCCTTCAACGCCGACCGACGCACCATCTCGCACGGGTGCGTGCGCGTGCAGCGCCCGTTCAACTTATTACTCTTTGTGCTCAACGACCCTGATGAATGGATGCTCGATAAGATCCGACTCTCCATTGATATGAAACCTGAGACGGAACGAGGCATCAAATATCTGAAAGAACATAACGAAGAACACAGCGAAGAGCCCATACGACTCACTCAACTGGCCTACGTAAAGCCAAACATTCCGCTGTCTATAGACTATTACACTTATTATCCTAACCCAGAAACAGGAGAGTTTGAAACCTGGCCCGATCGCTATGAATACGATAACCAGATTATCAAAGCTATTAAACCATTCCTGCCGATAAACGTCCATCAATAA
- a CDS encoding RNA polymerase sigma factor, whose protein sequence is MQQHDDEHLKELIKNQTTRRRGFEMMVRQYSEQLYWQVRRIVLTHEDSNDVLQNAFMKAWTSLDTFKGDSKLSTWLSRIAINEALDFTRKQKNHPLQSTDDEELGLANQLMADNYFDGDETEAQLQEAIAQLPDVQKTVFMLRYYDEMKYSEISKILGTSEGGLKASYHIAVKKISEFFKHND, encoded by the coding sequence ATGCAACAGCATGACGACGAGCATTTAAAGGAGCTCATCAAGAATCAGACCACGCGAAGACGAGGATTCGAAATGATGGTCAGACAATACAGCGAACAGTTGTATTGGCAGGTGCGTCGCATCGTACTGACTCACGAAGACAGTAATGATGTATTGCAAAACGCATTTATGAAAGCATGGACATCGCTCGACACCTTCAAAGGCGACTCAAAGCTGTCCACATGGCTCTCACGAATTGCCATCAACGAGGCTCTCGACTTTACACGCAAACAGAAGAACCATCCTCTGCAAAGCACAGACGACGAGGAACTCGGACTGGCCAACCAACTGATGGCCGACAACTATTTCGACGGAGACGAAACGGAGGCTCAACTGCAAGAAGCCATCGCACAACTGCCGGATGTCCAGAAAACAGTTTTCATGCTACGCTACTACGACGAAATGAAATATAGCGAGATTAGCAAGATTCTGGGAACATCGGAAGGAGGCCTGAAAGCATCCTATCACATAGCCGTGAAAAAAATCTCCGAATTTTTTAAGCATAATGATTAA
- a CDS encoding DUF3256 family protein — MKKFLLAVTFFLPTFCMAQQSDLSVRDALKLMPDSLVPYLSLNNRLDMVDFMDAKMRAAVDNSLGGESEMTFLSDDSLAIMLNETSMLSMKVVAKDTSLVIVLHRRYQTKRNQYELVTQTFDSYWHPLSKPVAVSTLLKRDDEVKNLPHF, encoded by the coding sequence ATGAAGAAGTTCCTTTTAGCAGTCACCTTTTTTTTGCCCACTTTTTGTATGGCTCAGCAAAGTGATTTGAGTGTTCGCGATGCCTTGAAACTGATGCCAGATTCATTGGTTCCCTATTTGTCATTGAATAACCGCCTTGATATGGTTGATTTTATGGATGCAAAGATGAGGGCTGCTGTAGATAATTCTTTGGGAGGTGAGTCTGAGATGACGTTTCTTTCCGATGACTCGTTGGCAATTATGTTGAACGAGACGAGTATGCTGAGTATGAAGGTGGTGGCGAAAGATACCTCTTTGGTCATTGTTTTGCATCGTAGATATCAAACAAAAAGAAACCAATATGAGTTGGTCACTCAGACCTTTGACTCATATTGGCATCCTTTATCTAAACCTGTTGCGGTGTCAACGCTTCTGAAGCGAGATGATGAAGTGAAGAACCTGCCTCACTTCTGA
- a CDS encoding 16S rRNA (uracil(1498)-N(3))-methyltransferase, producing MKETRYFFVPNAQNIHELPDDEAVHAVRVLRLTAGDEMMLMDGEGSFYKAKVTLATQKRCLYDIVEILPQERQWQGYVHLAIAPTKLMERIEWMTEKAVEVGIDELSFLDCQFSERRSLKLPRIEKIAVSAVKQSRKAYMPRLNDLTAFKTFINEHREGRRYIAHCYNEVPRVNLFDELRKGGAAEDALVLIGPEGDFSIDEVKMAVDAGFISVDLGKSRLRTETAGLSAVMMMQLSK from the coding sequence ATGAAGGAAACGAGATATTTCTTTGTTCCTAACGCACAGAATATACATGAACTGCCCGATGATGAGGCGGTTCATGCTGTTCGTGTGCTTCGCCTGACGGCAGGCGACGAGATGATGCTGATGGACGGTGAAGGATCGTTCTACAAGGCTAAGGTGACCTTAGCTACGCAGAAACGCTGTCTTTATGATATCGTTGAGATATTGCCACAAGAACGTCAGTGGCAGGGCTACGTTCATTTGGCTATTGCGCCTACAAAGTTGATGGAGCGCATTGAGTGGATGACAGAGAAAGCCGTTGAAGTGGGTATCGATGAGTTGTCGTTTTTGGATTGTCAGTTCTCTGAGCGCCGTTCGCTAAAGTTGCCTCGTATCGAGAAAATTGCTGTTTCAGCAGTAAAGCAGAGTCGTAAGGCTTACATGCCTCGTTTAAATGACCTCACGGCTTTCAAAACATTTATTAATGAGCATCGTGAGGGTCGTCGCTATATTGCCCATTGCTATAATGAAGTGCCTCGTGTGAACCTTTTCGATGAGCTTCGTAAGGGTGGGGCAGCTGAGGATGCTTTGGTCCTGATTGGTCCTGAGGGTGATTTCTCAATTGATGAAGTAAAGATGGCTGTTGATGCAGGTTTCATCTCTGTAGATTTAGGTAAGAGTAGGTTGCGTACAGAGACGGCAGGTCTCTCGGCCGTAATGATGATGCAATTATCGAAATAA